From one Streptomyces sp. SCSIO 30461 genomic stretch:
- a CDS encoding FAD-dependent monooxygenase, producing the protein MEENFDDRVPVLIVGGSLVGLSTSLFLGRLGVGHMLVERHASTSRHPRGRGNNVRTMELFRVAGAEPLIHEAASALAGNHGILQTPSLVGDEGEWLIKEIDPGDGLTRISPSGWCVCSQNDLEPVLVECARKNGGDLRYSTEMKSFEQDADGVTAVIQDRDSGRTRVVRADYLVAADGPRSPVREQLGIGQTGLGDLFHNVSVTFKSRALADVVGDRRFIVCYLTNPEADGALLPVDNVENWVFHAPWQPDKGEKLEDFTEERCIAHIRKATGAPDIDVEITGKAPWHAAERVSEHYASGRVFLAGDSCHEMSPTGAFGSNTGIQDAHNLAWKLAMVLDGAAGPGLLDSYETERLPVARATGMRASSRSEEHSHPGYDPSSVAGREGGPGGPGGPGGPSIAGGPGGSPGGMLAVAMGYSYPHGAVIGADPDMPVVPKGIQPVGEPGARSPHMWLHKPGTQRRISTLDLFERSYVLLTGPGGAAWCAAARTVADRLSCPLDAYLVGEGPDADLIPEAGFDWAESHGAAPDGAVVVRPDGFMAWRSTGMEADPEAALMKAMKSLLYR; encoded by the coding sequence ATGGAAGAAAACTTCGACGACCGCGTACCGGTCCTGATCGTGGGCGGCTCGCTGGTGGGCCTGTCCACATCGCTGTTCCTGGGCCGGCTCGGCGTCGGGCACATGCTCGTCGAGCGGCACGCGAGCACCTCGAGGCATCCGCGCGGTCGCGGCAACAACGTACGCACCATGGAGCTGTTCAGGGTGGCGGGTGCCGAACCGCTCATCCACGAGGCCGCGTCCGCACTCGCCGGCAACCACGGCATCCTCCAGACCCCGTCACTGGTAGGAGACGAGGGCGAGTGGCTGATCAAGGAGATCGACCCCGGCGACGGGCTGACCCGCATCAGCCCCTCCGGCTGGTGTGTGTGCAGTCAGAACGACCTGGAGCCAGTGCTCGTGGAGTGCGCCCGCAAGAACGGCGGCGACCTTCGCTACTCCACCGAGATGAAGTCGTTCGAACAGGACGCCGACGGCGTCACCGCGGTGATCCAGGACCGCGACAGCGGCCGGACCCGCGTCGTGCGGGCTGACTACCTCGTGGCGGCCGACGGCCCCCGCAGCCCCGTACGCGAGCAACTCGGCATCGGTCAGACAGGCCTCGGCGACCTGTTCCACAACGTCAGCGTCACCTTCAAGTCCCGGGCGCTCGCGGATGTCGTCGGCGACCGCCGCTTCATCGTCTGCTACCTCACCAACCCCGAGGCGGACGGTGCCCTGCTTCCCGTGGACAATGTGGAGAACTGGGTCTTCCATGCGCCCTGGCAGCCCGACAAGGGTGAGAAGCTGGAGGACTTCACCGAGGAGCGCTGTATCGCGCACATCCGCAAGGCGACCGGTGCCCCGGACATCGACGTCGAGATCACCGGGAAGGCCCCCTGGCACGCCGCCGAGCGGGTCTCCGAGCACTACGCGTCGGGCCGGGTGTTCCTCGCCGGCGACTCCTGCCACGAGATGTCGCCCACCGGGGCGTTCGGATCCAACACAGGCATCCAGGACGCGCACAACCTCGCCTGGAAGCTCGCCATGGTGCTGGACGGCGCAGCGGGCCCCGGGCTGCTCGACAGCTACGAGACGGAGCGACTTCCGGTGGCCAGGGCCACGGGTATGCGGGCGTCGAGCAGGTCCGAGGAGCACAGCCACCCCGGCTACGACCCGTCATCCGTGGCGGGCCGCGAAGGCGGTCCCGGTGGTCCCGGTGGTCCGGGCGGCCCCAGCATCGCCGGTGGCCCGGGCGGCAGTCCGGGAGGGATGCTCGCCGTCGCGATGGGCTACAGCTATCCGCACGGCGCCGTCATCGGGGCCGACCCCGACATGCCCGTGGTTCCCAAGGGAATCCAGCCGGTCGGGGAACCCGGTGCCAGGTCACCGCACATGTGGCTGCACAAGCCCGGCACCCAGCGTCGGATCTCCACGCTGGACCTGTTCGAGCGCTCTTATGTGCTGCTGACAGGACCGGGCGGCGCGGCGTGGTGCGCGGCGGCGCGCACTGTGGCGGACCGGCTCTCCTGCCCGCTCGACGCCTACCTCGTGGGTGAGGGTCCGGACGCCGATCTCATCCCCGAGGCCGGCTTCGACTGGGCCGAGTCGCACGGCGCGGCCCCCGACGGTGCGGTCGTGGTCCGCCCGGACGGGTTCATGGCATGGCGCTCGACCGGGATGGAGGCCGATCCCGAGGCCGCCCTCATGAAGGCCATGAAGTCGCTGCTGTACCGCTAG
- a CDS encoding SchA/CurD-like domain-containing protein: MTTLSERVSQSVFDGSRLRVVLLVDLHEAAQQDFLAAYEHMRNQVASVPGHLSDQLCQSIENPSQWLITSEWESAPPFIEWVNSEEHAELVRPLHSCLRDTRSLRFSILRETGKIHTESRPAKLGGALQPSPRMGDGKVRHALTFTVKPGSEATVAQILANYKSPESRVDEHTRLRRTTLFMHGNRVIRAVEVEGDLFAALRHVARQPEVRALEEAINPYLEQHRDLTDQESARMFFTRASLPAVHHLAAVEESSPDTKRHALYYPAKPGCGMALARLLARQDEEAAADTSSAVISSTIFLRDDIVIRLVDVRGGLHANPLLAGGARGPRKLETLARLIDERAFGCDTSVTEADMLRFLANADMRLLTDRGGPTPQ; the protein is encoded by the coding sequence ATGACAACTCTCTCGGAACGGGTCTCTCAATCGGTTTTCGACGGCTCCAGGCTGCGCGTCGTACTGCTGGTGGATCTGCACGAGGCCGCGCAGCAGGATTTCCTCGCTGCGTACGAGCACATGCGGAACCAAGTCGCGTCAGTACCGGGCCATCTCAGTGACCAACTGTGCCAATCAATCGAAAACCCGTCGCAGTGGCTAATCACCAGCGAGTGGGAAAGCGCCCCACCATTCATCGAGTGGGTTAACAGTGAGGAGCACGCCGAATTGGTACGACCACTGCATAGCTGCCTCCGGGACACGCGCTCCCTGCGTTTCAGCATCTTGCGTGAAACGGGCAAAATCCACACCGAATCCCGCCCGGCGAAACTGGGAGGCGCCCTGCAACCCTCCCCGCGGATGGGTGATGGCAAGGTTCGCCACGCACTCACGTTCACCGTCAAGCCGGGCAGCGAGGCTACGGTTGCTCAAATCCTGGCAAACTACAAGTCACCCGAGTCACGGGTGGACGAGCATACTCGGCTACGCAGGACCACGCTGTTCATGCACGGAAATCGTGTCATTCGCGCCGTCGAGGTGGAAGGCGACCTCTTCGCTGCGCTGCGCCACGTGGCCCGTCAGCCCGAGGTCCGGGCCCTCGAAGAGGCCATCAACCCGTATCTGGAGCAACACCGCGACCTCACCGATCAGGAATCGGCGCGAATGTTCTTCACTCGCGCGTCTCTTCCTGCGGTGCACCACTTGGCCGCCGTGGAGGAATCGAGCCCAGACACGAAGCGGCACGCATTGTACTACCCGGCTAAGCCGGGCTGCGGCATGGCGCTGGCCAGACTTCTTGCCCGCCAGGATGAGGAGGCGGCAGCCGACACATCCTCAGCCGTCATCAGCAGTACCATCTTCCTACGTGATGACATCGTCATCAGGCTCGTCGATGTACGCGGAGGGCTCCATGCCAACCCTCTACTGGCAGGAGGAGCGCGCGGGCCCCGCAAGTTGGAGACGCTCGCACGCCTAATCGACGAACGCGCCTTCGGCTGCGATACCTCCGTGACCGAGGCGGACATGCTGCGTTTCCTCGCCAATGCCGACATGCGCTTGCTCACTGACCGCGGTGGGCCCACTCCCCAGTGA
- a CDS encoding cupin domain-containing protein produces the protein MTARKLIVDLSETQPNRKRGGDLRAMLTPTTVGATSGFMGLAIVEPGDRVAEHYHPYSEEFVFVVSGTLEVDLDDETYALRPDQGLLIPTNVRHRFRNVGSTQARMVFHLGPLAPRPELGHVDTEAPPVKLKAAEHQPPERSGTTS, from the coding sequence ATGACTGCACGGAAACTCATCGTCGACCTCAGCGAGACTCAGCCCAATCGGAAGCGCGGCGGCGACCTGCGCGCGATGCTGACTCCCACCACCGTGGGAGCCACAAGTGGCTTCATGGGACTCGCCATCGTGGAGCCGGGGGATCGTGTCGCTGAGCACTACCACCCGTACTCCGAGGAGTTCGTATTCGTCGTCAGTGGGACCCTCGAGGTGGACCTAGACGATGAGACATACGCGCTGCGTCCAGACCAGGGGCTGCTGATTCCCACGAACGTACGACACCGGTTCCGCAATGTAGGCAGCACTCAGGCGCGGATGGTGTTCCACCTAGGCCCGCTGGCCCCGCGCCCCGAGCTCGGACACGTAGACACCGAGGCCCCCCCGGTCAAGTTGAAGGCCGCGGAGCATCAGCCGCCCGAGCGGAGTGGGACGACTTCATGA
- a CDS encoding beta-ketoacyl-[acyl-carrier-protein] synthase family protein, with protein MRRRVAVTGLGIVAPGGVGIPAFWDLLANGRTATRGITLFDPTGFRSRIAAECDFDPVALGLKPEEIQRADRYVQFALVAAREALRDADLVPDHDDAWRVGVSLGTAVGGTTRLEHDYVKVSSSGQRWDVDHNQADPHLHRVFTPCALAAEVAEQARARGPVLTVSTGCTSGLDAIGYALHAIEEGRADVCIAGASDSPISPITMACFDAIKATSANNDDPAHASRPFDAKRDGFVMGEGGAVLVLEELEHAYARGANVYCEIGGYATFGNAFHMTGLTRDGLEMARAIDTALAQARLDGQDIDYVNAHGSGTLQNDRHETAAVKRSLGAHAYKVPMSSIKSMVGHSLGAIGAIEIVACVLAMTNQVVPPTANYEIPDPECDLDYVPRTARPLKLRNVLSVGSGFGGFQSAMVLTRPGGRVA; from the coding sequence ATGAGGCGCCGGGTAGCAGTCACCGGCCTAGGCATAGTAGCACCGGGCGGCGTGGGTATACCGGCATTCTGGGACCTTCTGGCCAACGGCCGTACGGCAACACGGGGCATCACGCTCTTTGATCCCACCGGATTTCGTTCCCGCATCGCAGCAGAATGCGACTTCGACCCGGTCGCCCTCGGCCTGAAGCCGGAGGAAATCCAACGTGCCGACCGGTACGTCCAGTTCGCGTTGGTGGCAGCCAGGGAGGCATTGCGGGACGCAGATCTCGTTCCAGATCACGACGATGCGTGGCGCGTCGGCGTTTCCCTCGGCACGGCTGTGGGTGGTACCACCCGGCTGGAGCATGATTACGTCAAAGTCAGCAGCTCCGGTCAGCGCTGGGACGTCGACCACAATCAGGCAGATCCGCACCTGCATCGCGTGTTTACCCCTTGTGCCCTGGCTGCCGAGGTAGCAGAACAAGCACGTGCCCGGGGGCCGGTGCTGACGGTGTCCACTGGATGCACCTCAGGTCTCGACGCCATCGGCTACGCCCTGCATGCGATAGAGGAAGGTAGAGCCGACGTGTGCATTGCGGGGGCGTCGGACTCGCCGATCTCACCAATCACGATGGCTTGCTTCGACGCGATCAAGGCGACCTCCGCGAACAACGACGATCCAGCTCATGCCTCCCGCCCCTTCGACGCCAAGCGGGACGGATTCGTGATGGGCGAGGGTGGAGCGGTACTCGTCCTAGAGGAACTTGAGCACGCCTATGCTCGCGGAGCCAACGTGTACTGTGAGATAGGCGGCTACGCCACCTTCGGCAACGCCTTCCACATGACGGGCCTTACCCGAGATGGTTTGGAAATGGCCCGAGCCATCGACACAGCGCTTGCCCAGGCTCGCCTCGACGGTCAGGACATCGACTACGTCAACGCGCACGGCTCGGGCACCTTGCAGAACGACCGCCATGAGACAGCGGCGGTCAAGAGGTCCCTGGGGGCACACGCCTACAAAGTGCCGATGAGTTCCATCAAATCCATGGTGGGACACTCCCTGGGCGCCATCGGCGCAATAGAAATCGTCGCCTGCGTATTGGCTATGACCAACCAGGTGGTACCGCCCACGGCAAACTACGAGATCCCCGATCCCGAGTGCGATCTCGACTACGTGCCTCGCACCGCGCGCCCCCTCAAGCTGCGCAACGTGCTCTCGGTCGGAAGTGGCTTCGGAGGATTCCAGTCCGCCATGGTCTTGACCCGTCCAGGAGGGAGGGTCGCATGA
- a CDS encoding ketosynthase chain-length factor — translation MSPQQHRRPVITGIGVIAPNGVGTDSFWKATRAGLSVLGPITREGCDHLPVRVAGEVHEFVPSSLVEERYLVQTDRFTHFAMSAADMALADARLSPQVYTDSPFSVGVVTAAGAGGCDFGQHEMQRLWGQGSRFVGPYQSIAWFYAASTGQISIRGGFKGPCGVVASDGAGGLDAVAHATRAVNRGTNTVVTGAAEAPLAPYSLVCQLGFEELSLSENPEQAYLPFTSAACGFAPAEGGAILVIEAEATARERGATVRAEVAGHAATFTGASRWQQSRQGLAYAIRGALADAECAPEEIDVVFADGLGVPEADWAEAMAIADALGPHGTRVPVTAPKTGTGRAYCGAPLLDTATAVLALQEGLIPPTPNVSDICHDLEVVTDKARPAELRTALVLSRGLMGSNAALVLRRAADNPS, via the coding sequence ATGAGCCCTCAGCAACACCGGCGCCCGGTGATCACTGGAATCGGTGTCATCGCTCCCAACGGCGTGGGCACTGATTCCTTCTGGAAGGCCACCCGAGCCGGCCTCAGCGTCCTCGGCCCCATCACCAGAGAGGGCTGCGACCACCTACCAGTGCGTGTAGCTGGCGAAGTACATGAGTTCGTCCCTAGCTCACTGGTGGAGGAGCGCTATCTTGTCCAGACCGACCGCTTCACACATTTCGCCATGTCTGCGGCCGACATGGCACTAGCCGACGCACGGCTTTCCCCGCAGGTCTACACCGACTCGCCATTCAGTGTCGGCGTAGTGACAGCCGCCGGGGCAGGAGGCTGTGATTTCGGCCAGCATGAGATGCAGCGGCTCTGGGGGCAGGGATCACGCTTCGTGGGCCCCTACCAGAGTATCGCCTGGTTCTATGCCGCAAGTACTGGTCAAATTTCAATCCGCGGCGGGTTCAAGGGTCCCTGCGGCGTAGTGGCCAGTGATGGGGCGGGGGGCTTGGACGCCGTCGCGCACGCTACCCGGGCAGTCAACCGCGGTACGAACACCGTGGTCACCGGAGCTGCTGAAGCGCCGCTCGCACCGTACTCACTCGTCTGCCAACTGGGGTTCGAAGAACTCAGCCTGAGTGAGAACCCGGAACAGGCATACCTGCCGTTCACATCCGCTGCTTGTGGGTTTGCACCTGCTGAAGGGGGCGCGATTCTCGTGATCGAGGCGGAGGCCACGGCTCGCGAACGGGGCGCCACGGTGCGCGCGGAAGTCGCTGGTCACGCCGCCACTTTCACCGGCGCCTCACGCTGGCAACAGTCCCGCCAAGGGCTCGCCTACGCGATCCGCGGCGCGCTCGCGGACGCGGAGTGCGCACCCGAAGAGATCGACGTCGTGTTCGCGGACGGCCTCGGGGTGCCCGAGGCCGACTGGGCCGAAGCAATGGCGATCGCCGACGCATTGGGCCCGCATGGCACACGAGTACCAGTGACGGCCCCCAAGACCGGAACGGGCCGAGCCTACTGCGGAGCACCCCTGCTCGACACAGCCACCGCGGTGCTCGCACTCCAAGAAGGCCTCATCCCGCCGACACCCAATGTGTCCGACATCTGCCACGACCTGGAAGTGGTCACCGACAAAGCCCGCCCCGCCGAACTGCGGACAGCCCTGGTCCTCAGTCGAGGACTGATGGGCTCGAATGCGGCGCTCGTGCTTAGGCGCGCCGCCGACAACCCCTCGTAA
- a CDS encoding acyl carrier protein: MTTQITNLTIEELAALMKKSAGVTVDPAEINGRPEARFDEYGLDSLGLLGIVGELENRYGLSLPPDADRCKTPREFLDLVNNSLMAGA, from the coding sequence ATGACCACGCAAATCACCAATCTGACCATCGAAGAGCTTGCCGCCTTGATGAAAAAGAGCGCAGGTGTGACGGTCGACCCCGCGGAGATTAACGGTCGGCCGGAAGCCCGGTTCGACGAGTACGGGCTCGACTCGCTCGGCCTGCTCGGCATCGTGGGCGAGCTGGAGAACCGCTACGGGCTCTCGCTGCCCCCTGACGCGGATCGCTGCAAGACCCCGCGTGAGTTCCTCGACCTCGTCAACAACTCCCTCATGGCAGGAGCGTGA
- a CDS encoding SRPBCC family protein gives MSGHTENQITIEAPLDLVWVMTNDIENWPQLFSEYASVDVLKRDRNTTTFRLTMHPDENGKIWSWVSERTTDRKALTVRARRVETGPFQHMDIRWTYQETPQGVLMHWTQDFAMNPDAPVDDDWMTDNINRNSKVQMQIIRDKIEQRAREHKTVAVTTE, from the coding sequence GTGTCCGGGCACACCGAGAACCAGATCACCATCGAAGCACCCCTGGACCTCGTCTGGGTCATGACCAACGACATCGAGAACTGGCCCCAGCTGTTCAGCGAGTACGCGTCCGTCGACGTACTCAAGCGCGACCGGAACACCACCACGTTCCGGCTGACCATGCACCCCGACGAGAACGGCAAGATCTGGAGCTGGGTGTCGGAACGCACCACCGACCGCAAGGCCCTGACGGTCCGTGCACGACGCGTGGAGACCGGCCCGTTCCAGCACATGGACATCCGCTGGACCTACCAGGAGACCCCGCAGGGTGTCCTGATGCACTGGACCCAGGACTTCGCGATGAACCCGGACGCCCCGGTCGACGACGACTGGATGACCGACAACATCAACCGCAACTCCAAGGTCCAGATGCAGATCATCCGGGACAAGATCGAACAGCGGGCGCGCGAGCACAAGACCGTCGCAGTCACGACAGAGTGA
- a CDS encoding TcmI family type II polyketide cyclase produces MHRTLIVARMGVADAENVGKVFADSDSTELPQMVGVSRRTLFAFHNLYFHLVEAESDIGPNLYRARSHPLYSEINTRLQEFISPYDPHWREPRDAMAVPFYSWTRQSGPVITPVSAPNLGGNGH; encoded by the coding sequence GTGCACCGTACACTTATCGTCGCGAGGATGGGTGTTGCCGATGCCGAAAATGTCGGCAAAGTATTCGCGGACTCGGACAGCACTGAGCTGCCGCAGATGGTGGGAGTTTCCCGTCGAACCTTGTTCGCGTTTCACAACTTGTACTTCCACCTAGTCGAGGCAGAAAGCGACATCGGTCCGAACCTCTACAGAGCGCGTAGTCACCCGCTGTACAGTGAGATCAACACCCGTCTGCAGGAATTCATTTCCCCGTACGACCCGCACTGGCGCGAGCCGCGCGACGCGATGGCGGTGCCCTTCTACTCGTGGACCCGGCAGAGTGGCCCAGTCATCACTCCGGTCTCCGCGCCTAACCTAGGGGGGAATGGCCATTAG
- a CDS encoding DHA2 family efflux MFS transporter permease subunit → MSTPPGAPPAPPRVPEAVHRRRWAILAVLMFSVLIVVLDHSVLNVAVKTIATPAPVGLGATQGELEWAINAYTLVLAALLFTAGLIGDRTGRRNALLFGMAVFGVGSALAAFSGSSAELIAYRAVMGVGAAFVIPATLAILMNVFERDEQAKAIGIWAGGVGVSIALGPLTGGLLLEHFWWGSIFLVNVPVVLIGFVAMVVLIPDSRDPAPGRLDPVGVLLSIVGLVLLVYGIIRGGELASLTDQAVLVPLLGGIGVLTVFVVYEVRSDHPALDFSYFRNPVFSSAIVATALGFFAMMGVAFLSVFYLQSVRGFSPLAAGLLLLPLAIAQSAFAPRARLAIGRFGAKATCTAGMLMITTGLAAFAFFDGSTPLWLIEAAFFVQGAGMAHVMPPVTVAVMQALPREKAGAGSAISNTFRQVGGALGVAVLGSLLSAAYRGGIESTLARTAGLPDSVRAAAGESIEATMGAAAKLGPAGKLLVGPANEAFVFAMHLTALAAAMATVVGAAVVAMHLPGRMKPAPGDTLPPEEHGAKSATGPVWQG, encoded by the coding sequence ATGTCCACACCCCCTGGGGCGCCACCCGCCCCACCCCGCGTCCCGGAAGCCGTGCACCGCCGCCGCTGGGCCATCCTCGCCGTCCTCATGTTCAGCGTGCTCATCGTGGTGCTCGACCACTCGGTGCTGAACGTCGCGGTAAAGACCATCGCCACTCCGGCGCCCGTCGGCCTCGGGGCCACCCAGGGCGAGCTGGAATGGGCCATCAACGCCTACACCCTGGTCCTCGCCGCCCTGCTGTTCACCGCGGGCCTGATCGGCGACCGCACGGGCCGCCGCAACGCGCTGCTGTTCGGTATGGCCGTCTTCGGAGTGGGCTCGGCGCTGGCCGCGTTCTCCGGATCGTCCGCCGAGCTCATCGCCTACCGCGCGGTGATGGGGGTCGGCGCCGCGTTCGTGATCCCCGCCACGCTCGCCATCCTGATGAACGTGTTCGAGCGGGACGAGCAGGCCAAGGCGATCGGCATCTGGGCGGGCGGGGTCGGTGTGTCGATCGCCCTCGGACCGCTCACCGGTGGGCTGCTGCTCGAACACTTCTGGTGGGGCTCGATTTTCCTGGTCAACGTCCCCGTGGTGCTGATCGGCTTCGTCGCCATGGTGGTGCTGATCCCCGACTCCCGGGACCCCGCCCCCGGTCGGCTCGACCCGGTCGGCGTGCTGCTGTCGATCGTCGGTCTCGTGCTGCTGGTGTACGGGATCATCCGGGGCGGCGAGCTCGCCTCACTCACCGATCAGGCGGTGCTGGTGCCGCTGCTCGGCGGGATCGGCGTGCTGACGGTGTTCGTGGTCTACGAGGTGCGCAGCGACCATCCGGCGCTCGACTTCTCGTACTTCAGGAACCCGGTGTTCTCGTCGGCGATCGTGGCGACCGCGCTGGGCTTCTTCGCGATGATGGGCGTGGCCTTCCTGTCCGTGTTCTATCTGCAGAGCGTGCGCGGCTTCAGCCCGCTGGCGGCCGGACTGCTGCTGCTGCCGCTCGCCATCGCGCAGTCGGCGTTCGCCCCGCGCGCACGGCTCGCCATCGGCCGGTTCGGGGCCAAGGCGACCTGCACGGCGGGCATGCTGATGATCACCACCGGTCTCGCGGCCTTCGCCTTCTTCGACGGTTCGACCCCGCTGTGGCTGATCGAGGCCGCCTTCTTCGTCCAGGGCGCGGGGATGGCCCATGTGATGCCACCGGTGACGGTGGCGGTGATGCAGGCGCTGCCCCGGGAGAAGGCCGGGGCCGGTTCGGCGATCAGCAACACCTTCCGGCAGGTGGGCGGAGCGCTGGGCGTCGCGGTGCTCGGCTCGCTGCTCTCGGCGGCGTACCGGGGCGGCATCGAGTCCACCCTGGCCAGGACGGCGGGTCTGCCGGACAGTGTCAGGGCTGCGGCGGGGGAGTCGATCGAGGCCACCATGGGGGCTGCGGCGAAGCTCGGTCCCGCCGGGAAGCTGCTGGTCGGTCCGGCGAACGAGGCCTTCGTCTTCGCCATGCACCTGACGGCTCTCGCGGCGGCCATGGCGACCGTCGTGGGCGCGGCGGTCGTGGCGATGCACCTGCCCGGGCGGATGAAGCCCGCCCCCGGCGACACACTGCCCCCGGAGGAGCATGGTGCCAAGTCGGCTACGGGGCCAGTATGGCAGGGCTGA
- a CDS encoding methyltransferase, whose product MTTVSTTPSPEATTPPSMRLRELVFGAACAAAVRATARLGVADALGDDPATAEELAAAVRCDPRALRRMLRALSCYGVFEEQADGRFAHTEMSRMLREDDPHSLKNIALWCTEPWTWNAWPLLDEAVRSGAGVFEQIYGKGFFDYLHADAPESAQVFNRAMTTSSMQSAREVAELLDLTGVATVADVGGGQGHVLASLLEKYPHMRGSLLDLPRVVANADPRLREGGALADRVRVIPGDCREAIPVEADVYIIKNILEWDDESTRRTLRNVIESARPGSRVVVIENLVDDTPSMRFTTAMDLMLLLNVGGAKHTKHSMVTRMADAGLIVGDIRPVNPYLHAIESITPA is encoded by the coding sequence ATGACGACCGTAAGCACCACACCCTCACCCGAGGCCACCACCCCACCGTCCATGCGTCTGCGGGAGCTCGTGTTCGGGGCGGCGTGCGCCGCCGCAGTACGTGCCACCGCCAGGCTGGGCGTCGCCGACGCCCTCGGCGACGACCCGGCCACCGCCGAGGAACTGGCGGCGGCCGTGCGCTGCGACCCCCGGGCACTGCGGCGGATGCTGCGGGCCCTGTCCTGTTACGGCGTCTTCGAGGAGCAGGCCGACGGGCGATTCGCCCACACCGAGATGTCCCGGATGCTGCGTGAGGACGACCCGCACAGTCTCAAGAACATCGCGCTCTGGTGCACCGAGCCCTGGACCTGGAACGCCTGGCCGCTGCTCGACGAGGCGGTGCGCAGCGGCGCGGGCGTGTTCGAGCAGATCTACGGGAAAGGCTTCTTCGACTACCTCCACGCGGACGCGCCGGAGTCGGCCCAGGTCTTCAACCGGGCCATGACCACGTCCAGCATGCAGTCCGCCCGTGAGGTGGCCGAACTCCTCGACCTCACCGGGGTGGCGACCGTTGCGGACGTCGGCGGCGGCCAAGGCCACGTGCTCGCCAGCCTGCTGGAGAAGTACCCGCATATGCGGGGCTCGCTGCTCGACCTCCCCCGGGTCGTCGCGAACGCCGACCCCCGGCTGCGCGAGGGCGGCGCACTCGCCGACCGGGTCCGCGTCATCCCCGGCGACTGCCGTGAGGCCATTCCCGTCGAAGCCGATGTCTACATCATCAAGAACATCCTGGAGTGGGACGACGAGAGCACCCGCAGGACCCTGCGGAACGTCATCGAGTCGGCCCGCCCGGGATCCAGGGTGGTGGTCATCGAGAATCTGGTGGACGACACGCCGTCCATGCGCTTCACCACCGCGATGGACCTCATGCTGCTGCTGAACGTCGGCGGCGCCAAGCACACCAAGCACAGCATGGTCACCCGGATGGCCGACGCCGGACTCATCGTCGGCGACATCCGCCCGGTCAACCCTTATCTGCACGCCATCGAGAGCATCACACCTGCCTGA
- a CDS encoding right-handed parallel beta-helix repeat-containing protein, translated as MTKRQITYLGCVALMAASGVSAAVPAHAAVTRNVQPGQSIQAAVNAAKPGDVINIAAGTYHESVTITTSDLTLRGAGKRTVIAPPATPGRDACAQKGNGICVIGTDAKPIEGVEIGSLTVRAFKKNGIWASRTDDLTVRKVVVEKNGNWGIAQERSTGGEFRGNIARDNAEAGIFLSNTTDTEAGALDTKGAVVSGNYLVGNRIGVTIRRLRNLVVEGNAVTGNCAGVFVVGDEGVPRTGDLAVRSNSVFQNNKQCPKTARLPEIQGAGIVLTGVERTTIASNVVWGHTGKSPFAGGIVLFKSIVGTPSSGNDISNNVLVGNTVPDLANRDTGQGNTFGGNFCKASEPAGMC; from the coding sequence ATGACGAAACGACAGATCACTTATCTCGGATGCGTCGCCCTTATGGCCGCCTCCGGCGTGAGCGCCGCCGTGCCCGCCCATGCCGCGGTCACCCGCAATGTCCAGCCGGGACAATCGATCCAGGCCGCGGTCAACGCGGCGAAACCCGGCGATGTCATCAACATCGCCGCCGGGACCTACCACGAGAGCGTCACGATCACGACCTCGGACCTGACCCTGCGCGGTGCGGGCAAGCGGACCGTCATCGCGCCCCCGGCGACGCCAGGCAGGGACGCCTGTGCCCAGAAGGGAAACGGGATCTGCGTCATCGGAACCGACGCCAAGCCCATCGAAGGTGTGGAGATCGGTTCGCTCACGGTGCGGGCCTTCAAGAAGAACGGCATCTGGGCCTCCCGCACCGACGATCTGACCGTGCGCAAGGTGGTCGTCGAGAAGAACGGGAACTGGGGGATCGCCCAGGAGCGCTCGACCGGCGGGGAGTTCCGGGGCAACATCGCCCGCGACAACGCCGAGGCCGGCATCTTCCTGTCCAACACGACCGACACGGAGGCCGGAGCCCTGGACACCAAGGGCGCCGTGGTCAGCGGCAACTACCTCGTGGGCAACCGCATCGGGGTGACCATCCGCCGCCTCAGGAACCTGGTGGTCGAGGGCAACGCCGTCACCGGGAACTGTGCCGGCGTGTTCGTCGTCGGTGACGAGGGCGTTCCGCGCACCGGTGACCTCGCCGTACGCAGCAACAGCGTCTTCCAGAACAACAAGCAGTGCCCGAAGACCGCACGGCTGCCGGAGATCCAGGGTGCCGGAATCGTGCTCACCGGGGTGGAGCGGACCACCATCGCGTCCAACGTGGTCTGGGGCCACACCGGAAAGTCGCCGTTCGCCGGTGGGATCGTGTTGTTCAAGAGCATCGTCGGCACGCCCAGCAGCGGCAACGACATCAGCAACAACGTGCTGGTGGGCAACACCGTTCCCGACCTCGCCAACCGCGACACCGGCCAGGGCAACACCTTCGGCGGCAACTTCTGCAAGGCATCCGAACCCGCGGGCATGTGCTGA